In Hemicordylus capensis ecotype Gifberg chromosome 12, rHemCap1.1.pri, whole genome shotgun sequence, the genomic stretch GCAGAAGCCAGCAGAGGCAGTGAGGAGACCACAAACACCGTCGATGCTGCTTCCTCGGAACTGACTTTTATTATGCTTGAATTATGCTCACGGGGCAGGTGAAGGTCCCTGCTTGGAGGAGGAGACTCACCTGCAACACACGAGCAACGAGCCTGGTGTGTGGGAAACTGTTGGGAGGGGgcgggaggagaagagaggagggacCAACCAGGGAACGTGCCCCACACGCCCCACTTCTACCCCGGGCACTTGGGATACCTGCAACTTGCACGCAGCTACAACCACATGCCGGAAGAAcccgagggaggaggagggggggaggttaATCCACCGTCCTCTGGTGAGTTTCCCTGTGTGGATGATCCCCGAGAGAGTGTTATTGCTCAGAAAAGGGCAAGCAATGTAAGGCAACGGGGTGAGTGGGGGGCCGGCAGGCGCCCCCAAAGAGCGGGGGCCGCGCTCAGGGTCTCAAGCAGTCCTCCGTGACGCCCTGAGCGGCCAGCTCGGCCAGCACGTTGTCCAGGTAGTTGGGGTCCGGGTAGCCGTGGCCCGAGACGTTGGAGTTCATCTCCGTCTTGTGGTGGATCTCATTCCACACCACGGTGTTGCTCTCCCCCGTCGTGGTGGACGTGCCGACGGTGAAGATCAGGCGCCTCTTCCAGGCCACCTTCAAGAGCTCCAGcacctggggggaggaggaggaggaggaggagaagggacaaGCCCCATGATGTCGAGCTCAGGGtcgcctgcactgactggcagcagccccccgAAGCTCCAGGCAGGCGCCTCTCCCAGCCCCGggtggaggtgctgccagggacggaacccgggaccttcctgcatgcaaagcagacgtcCTGCCCCTCCGCTCGGGCCTCATCctgtaggaagctgctgcctcctGCGTGAgatcactggcccatctagcgGCAGCACTGTCTGCACAAGCTGGCAGCAGGCCTCCGGGATCccaagcaggagtttctctctgctcttcctcccaggaacCTACTGGGGAGACTGGAGTCCTCTCCCAGAGCTGCTTCGCTTCAGCCAAACAGCGGCAACACTGGCTTTCAGCCCAAGCAGCACTCAACCGGACGGAGGGGAAACCCAAACACACGTGCGCGCTGCGGTACCTTTCTCCCCTTCTCGTTATCCGGCAGGTAGCAGTAACGGGGGAAGCCCCTGGCCGTGTACGGCGCTCCCGGGCTGGGATGCTCCGGACCCTGGAAGGCGGgagaagcagaggagagctggtgagTTCACAGCCCCTCCTCGGCTGGCGCACGGCACAAGTTTGCGGCAGCCACGGACTCAAGCACATCTGGCCGGCTAGCCCCCTGAGCGGAGTCCACGGCCGCCAACTCGCTGAGCAGCTCCGGGCGTACCTGAATGCCCTTGTTGATATAGTACGCAATCTGTATCGAACCGCAGCCGGCGTAGCCCGGGAGGGATTCGGGGAGCGTGGACACATCCATCTTCCCGCTGGGCTGGGTGCCCGTCTTCTCGCCGTAGATGGTTTTGCAAGATGGGCACTGCAGGCTGCCGTCCTGCCGGGGAAGCACACGCAGAAGGGACAACACACACATTTATAGGGCGCTTTGTCACATGGACGCCTCCAAAGCGGCTGACAAAttaattacctttaaaaaaaaaaaacccaatggaAGCAAAACAATTGTTAAGCCAGTACAAGCGGAAGCCACCCAGCAGGTTCCGTGGCTGAGctgggatttgaatctgggtctccctAATCTTagcccaacaccccccccccagaccacAATCTCGGGCACGGCCTCCGGGAGCCCTCAGGCAAGCATAGCAAGCCGCCGTGGTGGAGTGGCGGGAGGAGCGTCCCCCTCAGCCCAGTACCTTGTTTCCGCTGGTGTACATGGCCAGCACGCAGAGGAGGTGGAACGTGTGGCCACACTTGGCCAGCCTCCCGACGCTCTCCGGCCGGATCGCCTTGCCTTCGCAAGCGTCGCCGTAGCCCGAAGGAGCAGCGAGTTTCTCCATACAGATGATGCAGTCCTGGGAAAGGGAGAGCCAACAGTGCCGATTCGGGATCCTTCCGCGGAGCTGGGAAAGAGACGCTGCCTGGGACCCGCCCgagggctgctgccggtcagggtAGGCAAGGCAGAGCaaatggaccacgggtctgactcggCAGGCGGCGGTTTCATATGGATCTGTACCACGGAAGGTGCCTTCCGCCGAGTCAGAGCCTCGGTCCATCGGCGCTCCATCGGGCAGGGGATCGGGGGCCTGCtgcatgccatgccagcactaaGGAGCGGCCCTTTCCCAGACGGTAGAGCGAGGGCCCCGCGGATGGGAGCTGCTGGCCTCACAAggaggagcatctgcctgcttccaTGCCGAAGGgcccagcttccctccctggcagcggcatctccaggtaagtccaggaaagacgcctgcctggacCCTGGAGGAGCGGCTGCCAGTCCGGGCAGGCCAAGGGTCTCCCTGACTCACTCACTTCACCAGCAGGGGGAGTCTTCAGCTCCTCAAAGTACTTCTTCACCACGTCTTCGGGGCTGCGGGCGCCACCTGGGCCAGGGGagagagcagagaggggagggatCAGCCTCCGGCCGAggtccggtccggtccggggcggggggggagaagcagcagcggaAGCAGAGGCGCAGGCAGGCGGCGAGCCAAGGAGAGGCAGGCGAGGAGTTAACCGGGCAAGGCCGCTTCTGCCTGGCCAGCCCGAGGAGGGGCGTCAAAAGAAAGGGGGAGCGCCGGCTGGTGGGTTAGTTCGTTAGTTCCCAGTTCTTGCAGAAGAGCCGAGTAGAGGGAGACccggaagcggggggggggggaagaagaggagCGGAAAGGCATCCCAGGAAGGCCACGGATGAATGGGGGGAGGAATCCGTCTAGGTCAGTCTGGGCTCCCTGGCGGCTGTGGGACGACAGCGACATGGTGGCAGGGGACGATGGGGGGTGTAGTTCCAGAACTGCTGGAGGGTTTCTCCAGGGAATGGGGCTCAGCAAGGCGGCAGAATGGACTGTGGCGTGCCAGCCTGCAGGGGAAGGCCACATTGCTGgaggctcctctctctctctctcgaggaACTCCCTGCAAGCGGAGAAGCAGCACAAATGAGTGCTGAGCAAGTCTAGGGCCCCGCTATGCTGGGTTAAAAAACATAATGGCAGGGAGTTGATGACCTATGGGAGGAGCGCTCAAAAATGGCACCCCTTGGCTGCAGTCTGAAGGGGcatgacccaccccaccccctcaggaGTCACCCTGCTCGATGCGCTGGCCCGACTCGGAGCAGAACCGGGCTGTGAGGAACTTAAAGCATCGCTCTCTGCTCTGGCAGGGTCCTTGGAGGACAGCGCAGGAACACACAGGCATATTGAGACACGAGACTTTGAGTGGAAGTTTCTCCCGATGCCTCTGGGACCGTCACAACCAGGGCAAGACGGCCACAGTCCCTTTGGCCTTGTCCACTATCATCCgcggtatactgcctctgaagctggaggttccaTTCAGCCGTCATGACTGGTAGCCACTAGCAGCACAGGTGGCACTGAAACCCAGTTTTAATAGATCTGTGCACTGCCTGGAATCTGCAGAAGTGTGTCAGGAGACTATGAAGATGCCGGGGATTATAAATTGCTTTTCCAAAAGAGTGCCCAGAATGGTTTATATAGATGTCAACAAAAAAAACAGACCAGcaaaatgggtccctgtccccaaagggtgctCAGTCTGAAAATACCAATGGATGCCAGCAACGGCCACCCgagggatgctgctgctggcctctTTGCCAGCTTGACAATATCCCTTTCGAGAGTGAGCGACCAGAACGGGATCCTAATCCGGCCAGACCACAGACGGAGGCAACCCTTTTGTGGGCGAGCTGCCCTTTCTCTGCTAGAGACTCTAAAAAGGCtctaaaaggagagctggtctggtggcggcAAGCCtgacgtgtcccctttgctaagcagggtccacctgaatgggagacttgatgtgtgagccctggaagagattccctgcaggggatggagctgctctgggaagagcagaaggttcccagttccctccctggcagcagcatctccaagatggggctgggagagactcctgcctgcagcctcggagaagccactgctgccagtctgggtagacaatcctgagctagatagaccaagggtctgactcagtagaaggcagcttcctgggttccgaTGTCCTCCCTCACCGTAGCACTTCTGCTAGGCTGCATCTCTGGGGGTTACCTCGCAGGAAGGTCTGAGGGGAGTTCACAGGCGCCACGAATGAGTGGCAGCCCCTTCCCTGGGCCGAGAGAGATACGGCAGGAGGTGGTGCCGGGAGCGAGGGCAACGCCGACGGCCGAGGAAGCCGCCTCCCTGCTGAACGGCACAGCCCCTTCCTCCCCGGCTAGCGGCAGGCCACAGCCCAAGTGGAGGGTGTGAAGAGGGGCCTTCTGCCCGATCCAACCCCGCAGGAGGAGAGGCTGCTCGTGAGGTGGCCACGGCAGGAAGCTGTGCTCCTCACTCAAGCTGCGTCTCCGTGGGCTGAGGCCACACCTGACCTAGTCTTGCGGCGGAAGCAGGCTCCGCGCCGAGTTGGGGACTCCAGAGCAGGCTGTGCTGTGGAAGGGCAGGTGGAAGGGAAAGGACCATCTCCTCCCACACCCAAAAGCGAGCAGCCTCTTTGGAGGCCCTTTCTTAAGGGATGGGGCATCTGCCCAGCACACAGAAaatcccaggctggcagcatctccagatagggctgggacagctgctgccagtcagcgcggACAAtcgctagagggaccaatggacGGACTCAGTCGAAGGCAGCCCCCTACCTGTCCGTGCGGAACGGCAATGCCTTGCTTCCCCGGGTTTCTGCACGCCCCCATGTGCTCATTTCCAAGCGGGTTCTGAAGCGGACAGACTGTCCCTAGGGCAAGGCAAGCCATTCCACCGAGTGGGGAAGGGACCCAAAGCCATCCAGTCGGGCCACTTCCCGGAGAGGCCAGAAATCAGGAAGGGCGGAAGCAGAGTGgattgcagaggaggaggaggaggaggaaaaggcagcCGCCGAGGGGAgatctgccccccccgcccccgtggcGGCGTCTGAGCAGGAGAAGCTACCTTTGGCgcgccccctcctcccctccttagCGGAGGTGTGTTTTTTAGAGGCTCTCGCGGGACGAGGCGCCGGGGTGAGGTGCACAGGAAATCCGGCGGCTGACATCAGGAGGGCCATCATGCCTACAGGGGACACGAGATCGTCATGCggcgggtggggcggggggggggggaaggaaagaaaaccaGCAACACATTTGTGAGAAGAGTCAGAACTACCAACGTCTTGGCTCGGAAGCTCGACTGGGGGAGCCCCCCAAGTCCAttcaaaataaagaaataaaccaCAAAcgcaaaaaaaacacaacaaacccCACCACAGGTAGAGAAGGGGAGGTGGTTAGGGGGGAGCGGAGTGGAGTGGGGAGAGGCAGAAGCATGAAGAGAGAGACTCCTCGGCGTCCTTTCCCCCCAGAGGTCTGGAATCTGGGCCATCCCACCGGGTTGGGGGCACCAGACAGAGGAGGCACACCCAAAAGGCACGGCGACCTTTTAGTGCCAGTTTTAAAACTGCCCGGGatccccatttttatttttatttttcttgagACTGGGGAGACCTTCCTTCAGCCGCTGAGGAACCCAAGGAAGCAAGTGCCACGCAGAACAGATCCCTTGAGGGGCTGCAAAGGACCCAGGCACCCTCCGTTTGCACAGGGCCCACCAGTGAGCTTGCCAGGGGCAAGCGTGTCCAAGCGGGCGCCATAGACGGCTTCAAGAGTGGGGTCATGGAGGGCGAGGTCTAGCGGGGGCAGTCAGTCCTGAGGGCAGAGTAGAACCTCCATTTCAGAAGCAGTCTATCTCAGAATACCAAGTGGTGGGGACAAGCATATTGAGGGGCGGAGATGCTCATCATGTCCTGACATTGGGCTCCCTGGACGCGTCTGCTTGGCCACTGTGAGCAGCGGGACGCTGGTCCTCTTAGGTTTGCCACCAGCAGTGCTCCGGGGAAAGACCGACCTTCCCATATTTACGGCTGCCCAGTATAAACGGCAGGCCACAGCCAGTGTGCCCTGCCAGAGGCATTCCTTCCCAGGTGCTGacaactgcaactcccatcctcctcagctgcaatggctggcagagggtgatgggagctgtagtcagcaatCTCTGGGAACCCCCGTCACAGGGAGCACTGTGGCCGCAGCTCAGAGGACAAGCCTTCTTTGCcctggggtgtggtgatggccaccagccggGACGGCTTCAagaggggcttagagaaattcacggaggacagggctgtcagtggctactagtctggtggctgtgggccacctccagcctcagaggcacggtgcctctcaataccacttgcaggggagccgcagcagcaggaggcaagagGGCACGCActgacctcttgcctgggggctgctccccagcggcatctggggggGGGCTGCGGTGGGGATCAGGAAGCCGGaccagagaggcctccttgggcctgatccagcagggccgtgcGTGagttccaacacacacacacgcagccaGTTTGAGCAGAAGGTCCTGGGCTGGACGGACCCACGGCCTGCCTTGACCTAAAGCCGCTTCAGAggttcaaaggtggggtgggctggggggggggggagagaaacgaCCCGCTGCAGCAAGGCGGCTGCCGGCAGTGCCGCAGCCCTCGGCGGGGCGACTGAAGGGGCAGGGACGCCGGGAACCTTTGGAAAGAAGAGCTCGGCCAAGTGCAGCCCAGGAGTTACGGCGCTGGGGCAGAGGCCGACGACGGAGGGCGCGGTTACCTGCGAGGGCTTGGTTCAGCTTGCCGGGCCTGGGCACACTCACTGGCAGCTGGGGGACACTGTGGAGAAAGAAGACAGTCACTGTCCCGAGAAGAGCAGCGGAAGACGCCAGGGAGAAGACGCAGCCGGGCCCACACTCcccggcagcagcatctcctggtagggctgggaaagactcctgcctgaagcctcggagagctgctgccagtcagtgtcagcaTCTGCTGAGCTAGAGGCACCCAAGagctgactcggtagaaggccgctgcctatgttcctgtgcagcTGCACCCGGAGGGAATCGGCTGCAGCTATACCTTCTGGGGCCACCCGTTTGCACCTGCCTCATCTAGACTGGGTTCATCGCTGTCGCTCCACTTCTGAGACCTGCAGAAGGCGCCAGGTCATAGTTAGGCCGACCAAAATAATATACCTGAAACATCTGGGACATTCATTCACGCCACGCATCTTACCAAGGATGCTCACACCTTGAGGGCAACTCAAGAGCGCTTGAGACTGTGTATGCAGCTCTTCTGGCTGCAGAGCTTTAGGACAGAAGCCGACGTTTGTCACTTTAGGATTACAGAGGTAATATTTAGGCTGACCAAGATAACATATGTGAAACATTTGGGACACCGTTCATGCCAGGCATCTTGGAGAGGGAATGTATAGGATGACCGAGATAATATACGTGAAACATTTGGGACACCCTTCCACACCAGGCATCTTGGAGAAGGGATGTATACGATGactgagataatatatgtgaaacaTTTGGGTTACCCATTCACGCCAGGCATCTTGGAGAAGGGATGTATACGATGactgagataatatatgtgaaacaTTTGGGTTACCCATTCACGCCAGGCATCTTGGAGGGGAAATGTATAGGATGACcgagataatatatgtgaaacaTCTGGGTTACCCATTCACGCCAGGCATCTTGGAGAGGATGCCCAGATCTCAAGCAAGTCGAGAGCATTGAAGACGGTGTACCTGGCTCCTCTGGTCGCAGCGTGGGCCATGCTTGGCCCGCCAACGGGCACAGGTGGCAACGCTGTCCCTCCGCTATGTACATTCAGCCTCGGCATCGACCTTGCCCCGGTCAGGCTCGGTTTGTTATAAGGCACGAAGCCCGCGGCGGAAGCACCAAGTCCCACAGTCCTGCCGGCCCCCTGCGTTCCTGAGGAGCCGGGAAGATTCACCATGGAGTGCCGATACCGCGAGGTGATGGGCCCAGTCCCGCTGTTCAGCAAGCACTGCTGGCACGAGCAGGTGGGTCCCGTGTGGGGCGGCCCCACAACCGTGGCCACCGGGTACGGAGAGTCCACTCGCCGGCGGACCTTCCGCTGGTAGCCGGTGGTCTGGTTGGTCTGGGTCTGAGCCACAAAGTTGACCCCGTAGTTGTAGCCAAAGTGCCCGAGGTCCACCTGGGGGCAGTTGGCCACGAAGGCTTGCTCCAGGTAGACGCCGATGTTCATCTCGTAGGGGAACCAGCCGCCTTCGTCGTTCTGCCACTCCCAGACCACGCCCTGCCCGGCCGCCGAGTCGAGCGGGAAGACGTGCCTACGGACAGCACGCATGGTCCCTgcgagggaagggaaggagaggggcACGGCCCATCAGGCAGCTGAAGCCGAGGTAAAGACTCACACTTCAAGGGTGGAAGACTGGCGCTCCAAGGAGAGGCACAGACCCACAGCGCCCCCCACCCCTGGGAGAAGTTCTCCCTACTGCCCCTCAATTCTTTACCAGTGTTTCTTTAAGTGACTCAATGCTGGCTTGCACTTGGGGCTGATAAGATAAGATGGGGTGCAGACAAGCTCCCCTCCCCATAGGTTGGCTACGGGCCTCCCTAGGCGTTATAGCTTCACAGCTTGGGCCCTCCAGCCGCtggtggactacaagtcccataacccCCGGCAGCAGTGGCCAGTATTCAGGGAccacgggagctgtagtccagcagcagctgggaggggCCGAGTTGTGCAGCTGTGCCTCACGGCCTACTTATTTTCTCCTCTGCGCTTTCTTATTGGAACAGcccaatgaaaacaaaatggaccATCAACTGAGGGGCAGGCAGAACACTTCAAGAGTGAGGAAGCCGGGGCAAAGCACACTTGGAGCATCTATTTGGTAGCTAAATGCCACCAGAGGGCAGGCCGGCTAGATTGCATGGAGCAGGGAGTTCCGGGGGCTGCAGCAGAGGCTGGTCACAGATttgtgccatggctccctggcctTGCTTCAGATCCAGGTCCCAAGCCATCCAAGGCTTCCCAGGTTTGGTTCTGGCTCGGAGGGACCCCACACCCTCCCAAGGGGGAGGTCTCATCAGCCACCCCAGCCTAGGCCACGCAGACAGGAGGGGCCTCACCCCACACTCCGCTTTGGCTACTCTGCCCGGCGGCATCGGCCGAGGCGCCAGCCTCTCGGGGCCCATCTCGGCAGCTGCCTGCCAGGATGCTCCCAAGCCCAGGAAGAAGACCTTCCTGTTATTCTCCGCGGCTTCCTCCGATGAGCCCAGATCGCCGGTGCAGCACTCAAGAGACAGAACACAAAAGGCCGCTTCAAAATGCGGTGGTTCGCCCTGTGTCTTTTTCAGAAGGGTGTTTCCTGCTCAGGTTTATTTCCCCCCCGTTTTTGGAACAGCCTGCGGTAGGTTAGAGAGTTCAGCCGACTGCGTACAAGTTGGAGGGGAGC encodes the following:
- the DTX2 gene encoding probable E3 ubiquitin-protein ligase DTX2 isoform X2; this encodes MATVPGPLAGPPAASQAPGVAVWEWQDETGHWRPYQSTVCSYVEQSFQALLLKGRRASGTWPVNGSIPLGQADSALAPYVIDIPSLTQFRQDTGTMRAVRRHVFPLDSAAGQGVVWEWQNDEGGWFPYEMNIGVYLEQAFVANCPQVDLGHFGYNYGVNFVAQTQTNQTTGYQRKVRRRVDSPYPVATVVGPPHTGPTCSCQQCLLNSGTGPITSRYRHSMVNLPGSSGTQGAGRTVGLGASAAGFVPYNKPSLTGARSMPRLNVHSGGTALPPVPVGGPSMAHAATRGASVPQLPVSVPRPGKLNQALAGGARSPEDVVKKYFEELKTPPAGEDCIICMEKLAAPSGYGDACEGKAIRPESVGRLAKCGHTFHLLCVLAMYTSGNKDGSLQCPSCKTIYGEKTGTQPSGKMDVSTLPESLPGYAGCGSIQIAYYINKGIQGPEHPSPGAPYTARGFPRYCYLPDNEKGRKVLELLKVAWKRRLIFTVGTSTTTGESNTVVWNEIHHKTEMNSNVSGHGYPDPNYLDNVLAELAAQGVTEDCLRP
- the DTX2 gene encoding probable E3 ubiquitin-protein ligase DTX2 isoform X1, whose translation is MATVPGPLAGPPAASQAPGVAVWEWQDETGHWRPYQSTVCSYVEQSFQALLLKGRRASGTWPVNGSIPLGQADSALAPYVIDIPSLTQFRQDTGTMRAVRRHVFPLDSAAGQGVVWEWQNDEGGWFPYEMNIGVYLEQAFVANCPQVDLGHFGYNYGVNFVAQTQTNQTTGYQRKVRRRVDSPYPVATVVGPPHTGPTCSCQQCLLNSGTGPITSRYRHSMVNLPGSSGTQGAGRTVGLGASAAGFVPYNKPSLTGARSMPRLNVHSGGTALPPVPVGGPSMAHAATRGASVPQLPVSVPRPGKLNQALAGMMALLMSAAGFPVHLTPAPRPARASKKHTSAKEGRRGRAKGGARSPEDVVKKYFEELKTPPAGEDCIICMEKLAAPSGYGDACEGKAIRPESVGRLAKCGHTFHLLCVLAMYTSGNKDGSLQCPSCKTIYGEKTGTQPSGKMDVSTLPESLPGYAGCGSIQIAYYINKGIQGPEHPSPGAPYTARGFPRYCYLPDNEKGRKVLELLKVAWKRRLIFTVGTSTTTGESNTVVWNEIHHKTEMNSNVSGHGYPDPNYLDNVLAELAAQGVTEDCLRP